A region of Paenibacillus thiaminolyticus DNA encodes the following proteins:
- a CDS encoding DUF1266 domain-containing protein, whose translation METWGCLSNTNQAAWLSGGLALLHIVEYFIQKLTQKCGKISDHFMSSKDRNRTGGDTILRKTFFFFIALCAIAIGLSGCSPSSTNPKEETKPDDGTLPFINATYALITVDNGVDLKLFGGVEPSSANAEMMKEVLQDSWSITDAESAESTIQWLLTEGHNAEFMTYMNEYLARKDEFNDIIAEMKTSSNPTSEEIKFTESVELFAKVHTTSPKYGIAAWDLCRATQVASWSYIAGYIPYEHAVELSIEAAEKMRERFSSWEELLGNYLLGYQYWSEESLSDPNSNLVRRQKIYADLLKSSDNPYSIDWNTPLSMPAKN comes from the coding sequence ATGGAAACGTGGGGCTGCCTGTCCAATACGAACCAAGCCGCCTGGCTCTCAGGCGGCTTGGCTCTTTTGCATATTGTGGAATATTTCATACAGAAACTTACACAAAAGTGTGGTAAGATAAGTGATCATTTCATGTCAAGCAAGGATAGGAATAGAACTGGAGGAGACACCATCTTGAGAAAAACATTCTTTTTTTTCATCGCTTTATGCGCCATCGCTATTGGTTTATCAGGTTGTTCCCCGTCGTCGACGAATCCGAAGGAGGAGACCAAGCCCGACGACGGCACGCTTCCGTTCATCAATGCTACGTATGCTTTAATTACGGTGGATAACGGAGTCGATCTGAAGCTATTCGGCGGAGTTGAGCCCTCCTCGGCGAATGCGGAGATGATGAAGGAGGTTCTCCAAGACTCATGGAGCATCACCGATGCCGAGAGCGCGGAGTCGACGATTCAATGGCTGCTTACGGAAGGGCATAATGCCGAATTTATGACGTATATGAATGAGTATCTTGCGCGCAAGGATGAATTTAATGACATCATCGCTGAAATGAAAACATCCTCGAATCCAACATCCGAAGAAATCAAATTTACGGAAAGCGTCGAATTATTCGCAAAAGTACATACTACATCCCCAAAATACGGCATCGCTGCTTGGGATTTATGCCGGGCGACTCAAGTGGCAAGCTGGTCCTACATTGCCGGGTATATCCCGTATGAACATGCCGTAGAGTTAAGCATAGAGGCGGCGGAGAAAATGCGAGAACGCTTCAGTTCATGGGAAGAGCTGTTAGGCAATTATCTCCTTGGCTATCAATACTGGTCTGAGGAAAGCCTAAGCGACCCGAACTCCAATCTCGTGAGAAGACAGAAAATTTATGCGGATCTTTTGAAAAGCTCCGACAACCCTTACAGCATAGATTGGAACACGCCGCTGAGCATGCCAGCTAAAAACTAG
- a CDS encoding DUF2306 domain-containing protein, with protein MTKRKFYTWSLLAVLAGYIMYVLYNNYLHDPQAAAFLSRKSNAARPINTQVWLPVMKVHAAFACLAILAGAVNFIHTLLRKYRLFHRINGYLYVISVFAVVLTSGYMAPYATGGKPASIAFNLLNMIWMFITVVAIVNIKKKRMIRHRAWMIRSYVFCFTNLTIHLLTFALHEGMGLPYPASYTAAVYATILLLFGLAEIIIRRIGRSPIDFNRSEAA; from the coding sequence ATGACGAAACGAAAATTTTATACTTGGTCTCTGCTGGCTGTCCTTGCCGGTTACATCATGTACGTCTTGTATAACAATTACCTTCACGATCCGCAAGCCGCTGCATTTTTGAGCCGCAAATCCAATGCCGCCCGACCCATTAACACCCAGGTCTGGTTGCCGGTGATGAAGGTTCATGCGGCATTCGCCTGCCTGGCGATCCTGGCGGGAGCGGTTAACTTCATACATACGCTGCTGAGAAAATATCGGCTCTTCCATCGAATCAACGGCTATCTGTATGTGATATCCGTTTTCGCGGTGGTGCTTACTTCAGGCTACATGGCTCCGTATGCGACAGGAGGGAAGCCCGCGAGCATTGCCTTCAATCTGCTGAATATGATCTGGATGTTCATCACGGTGGTGGCGATCGTGAACATAAAAAAGAAGCGGATGATCCGGCACCGGGCATGGATGATTCGCAGCTACGTTTTTTGCTTCACGAACCTGACCATTCATCTCCTTACCTTTGCGCTCCATGAAGGGATGGGCTTGCCGTATCCGGCCAGTTACACTGCCGCCGTCTATGCTACGATCCTGCTGCTCTTCGGGTTGGCGGAGATCATCATACGCCGGATTGGCCGATCTCCGATTGACTTCAATCGCTCCGAAGCGGCATAA
- the ytxJ gene encoding bacillithiol system redox-active protein YtxJ, producing the protein MEWKEITTADEWAKLLEQSAERGVVVLKHSTTCPVSSNALNEYDQYLQGNPNSAIDYVLVKVIESRPVSNQIAEDLDVKHESPQIIYVKDKQKYWTASHWAVTTEHMAAVLD; encoded by the coding sequence ATGGAATGGAAAGAGATTACGACAGCAGACGAGTGGGCAAAGCTGTTGGAACAATCGGCGGAGCGCGGGGTTGTCGTGCTGAAGCACAGCACCACCTGTCCCGTAAGCTCGAATGCGCTGAACGAGTACGATCAGTATTTGCAGGGCAATCCGAACAGCGCTATCGATTACGTTCTCGTCAAGGTGATCGAGTCCCGCCCCGTCTCCAACCAGATTGCCGAGGATCTCGATGTAAAGCATGAGTCGCCGCAAATCATTTATGTCAAAGACAAGCAAAAATACTGGACGGCTTCCCATTGGGCGGTAACGACCGAGCATATGGCAGCGGTATTGGATTAG
- a CDS encoding PsbP-related protein: protein MKWQWHKIAMAVVIGSMLVTGCGSGSQSNSDSKQEGADSTAVQQTAEKSKPKGTAFTSLDGTMQLTLPSSWRQNDELNNMAQFAAYHRSNNRFALVSRTLKADLEDGATVDDIVDRTITNADAITLDDMEVIATRDTYVGPDPAKQLEFRGINKNGTKEKVHYLVTTMEKGDNFYQIVFWTKESKFDKYKEEFEQATETFKVLNASDSEAPAAAPAKPKVIKSADSRMELTVTANWMEYPLNEDAEISAFYPAGNEYVIVIPDDREEMGDIQTLEDYYDLLYEYNYSEFASGRAVEEPKSVNINGLPALQFEIQGVSEDKEKIAMLITLIESPQQFTQVIFWTTQSNIEQKRERFIEAAASYKEHALHT, encoded by the coding sequence ATGAAATGGCAGTGGCACAAAATCGCAATGGCGGTAGTCATCGGGTCCATGCTGGTCACCGGATGCGGCAGCGGGTCGCAGAGCAACTCGGACAGCAAGCAGGAGGGAGCTGATAGTACGGCAGTTCAGCAAACCGCGGAGAAGTCTAAGCCTAAGGGGACCGCGTTCACCAGCCTGGACGGGACAATGCAGCTGACCTTGCCGAGCTCCTGGAGACAGAATGATGAGCTCAACAATATGGCGCAGTTCGCTGCGTATCATCGGAGCAATAACAGGTTCGCCCTCGTGAGCAGGACGCTGAAGGCCGATCTAGAGGATGGGGCAACGGTTGACGATATTGTCGATCGGACCATCACTAATGCTGATGCGATCACATTGGATGACATGGAAGTCATTGCAACCCGGGATACCTACGTCGGCCCTGACCCAGCCAAGCAGCTGGAATTCCGTGGCATCAACAAAAACGGCACGAAGGAGAAAGTTCATTATCTTGTTACAACAATGGAGAAGGGGGATAATTTCTACCAAATCGTATTTTGGACAAAGGAATCCAAGTTCGACAAATACAAGGAAGAATTTGAACAGGCCACAGAGACATTCAAGGTGCTGAATGCAAGCGATTCGGAAGCGCCAGCCGCAGCCCCGGCAAAGCCGAAAGTGATCAAGAGCGCTGACAGCCGGATGGAGCTGACAGTGACGGCCAATTGGATGGAATACCCGTTGAACGAAGATGCCGAGATATCCGCCTTCTATCCAGCGGGCAATGAGTACGTCATCGTCATCCCGGATGATCGCGAGGAGATGGGAGATATTCAGACCCTCGAAGACTACTATGATCTGTTATATGAGTATAACTATAGCGAGTTCGCATCAGGGAGGGCTGTAGAAGAGCCGAAGAGCGTGAACATCAACGGCTTGCCTGCCTTGCAGTTCGAGATCCAGGGCGTCTCGGAGGACAAAGAAAAAATCGCGATGCTCATTACGCTGATTGAATCGCCACAGCAGTTCACGCAGGTAATCTTCTGGACAACCCAGTCGAACATCGAGCAGAAGCGCGAACGCTTCATCGAAGCCGCGGCTTCCTACAAGGAGCACGCCCTTCATACGTGA
- a CDS encoding PsbP-related protein — MSRQWYKAAAAVMIAAVLAAGCGGSQNEAETSAPKGTTFASLDGNMQLTLPDSWRQDEESSQRARFAAHHESKDRFVIVKRTAKADLEDGATVDDIVNRTINISDTITMDDMEMLEIRDVTVGSDAAKQIEFRGIDKNATKEKLRFLVTTLEKGDYFYQLVFCAKEYKFDRYKDEFEKSIQSFKAISPSAAEAEASDPEKPSVFQSADKRMELTLTSNWMVYPMNPDAEISAYYPAENEFVIVIPDAREEMGEIETLEDYYDLLYELNFSEFMPGGPVEEPRNVEINGLSALQFEIQGVTEDKEKIAMLITLIESPQQFTQVIFWTTQSKIEKKRESFIEASASYKEHAQ, encoded by the coding sequence ATGAGTAGACAATGGTATAAGGCCGCAGCGGCGGTCATGATCGCAGCCGTGCTGGCGGCCGGATGCGGCGGCTCGCAGAACGAGGCGGAGACATCTGCACCTAAGGGCACAACATTCGCCAGCCTCGATGGCAACATGCAGCTGACCTTGCCGGACAGCTGGAGGCAGGATGAGGAGTCCAGTCAAAGGGCGCGGTTCGCCGCTCACCACGAGAGCAAGGACAGGTTCGTCATCGTAAAGAGGACGGCGAAGGCCGATCTGGAAGACGGGGCAACCGTGGACGATATCGTTAATCGGACCATCAACATCTCCGATACGATTACAATGGATGATATGGAAATGCTCGAGATCCGGGATGTCACCGTCGGCTCTGACGCAGCCAAGCAGATCGAATTCCGCGGCATTGACAAAAATGCTACGAAGGAAAAACTCCGTTTCCTTGTTACGACATTGGAGAAGGGCGATTATTTCTACCAACTCGTATTCTGTGCGAAGGAATACAAGTTCGACAGATATAAAGATGAATTCGAGAAAAGCATTCAGTCGTTCAAGGCTATCTCACCAAGCGCCGCTGAGGCAGAAGCCAGCGATCCGGAAAAACCGAGCGTGTTCCAGAGCGCCGATAAGCGGATGGAGCTGACGCTTACGTCCAACTGGATGGTATATCCGATGAATCCGGATGCTGAGATATCCGCTTACTATCCTGCGGAGAATGAATTCGTCATCGTCATCCCGGACGCACGCGAGGAGATGGGGGAGATAGAGACGCTCGAAGATTACTATGACCTGCTGTACGAGCTTAACTTTAGCGAGTTCATGCCGGGAGGGCCAGTAGAAGAGCCAAGAAACGTGGAAATTAACGGCCTGTCAGCCCTGCAGTTCGAGATTCAGGGCGTCACGGAGGATAAAGAAAAGATTGCGATGCTGATTACGCTGATTGAATCGCCGCAGCAATTCACGCAAGTGATCTTCTGGACAACCCAGTCGAAAATTGAGAAGAAGCGCGAGAGCTTCATCGAGGCCTCGGCTTCCTATAAGGAGCACGCCCAATAA
- a CDS encoding GAP family protein: MSNELLLMIGGLALLDTLSPATLGVTVYLLLTEKERLSSRLMIYLLTVAGFYFLVGVALKLGLGVILEAFSTIFQSRIVSWVMLIIGGVLFIASFYVPKSEKSELPRPRSKSKIAMVALGFTTSIIEVGTAFPYFAAIGLMTTSDLVLYQWFPLLAAYNVVMVLPPLIVYALHVLFGRAMQRPLESLRLKIAKHSGSALSWVMCIVGLLLILNSLDYL, from the coding sequence GTGAGCAATGAGTTACTGCTGATGATCGGCGGGCTAGCCTTGCTGGATACCCTCAGTCCAGCTACGCTGGGGGTAACGGTCTATTTGCTGTTAACTGAGAAAGAACGACTGAGTTCCCGATTAATGATTTATTTATTGACCGTCGCCGGATTTTACTTTTTAGTTGGCGTAGCGCTCAAATTGGGACTTGGTGTAATTTTAGAGGCGTTCTCCACAATTTTTCAAAGTCGTATAGTAAGTTGGGTCATGCTCATTATTGGGGGAGTTTTGTTTATCGCTAGCTTCTACGTTCCCAAGAGTGAAAAATCGGAATTACCCAGACCCCGGTCCAAAAGTAAAATAGCGATGGTGGCATTGGGATTCACAACATCAATCATTGAAGTGGGTACAGCCTTCCCCTATTTTGCGGCAATCGGCCTTATGACGACTTCTGATTTAGTGCTGTACCAGTGGTTTCCTTTGTTGGCGGCTTATAATGTCGTAATGGTGCTGCCGCCATTGATTGTGTACGCGCTGCACGTCCTGTTTGGCCGCGCGATGCAAAGACCATTGGAAAGCCTTCGGCTTAAAATCGCCAAGCATTCGGGTTCGGCGCTTTCGTGGGTCATGTGTATTGTTGGACTGCTTTTGATTCTCAATAGCCTCGACTATTTGTAA
- a CDS encoding MerR family transcriptional regulator, with protein MKNQLTYILEEQARLKEIELSLRELLNGLAVEGGDEELAIQKLIQLSNQDKKRLELFRDSIFNDMELELPNMNDEHPEALEWIALTGQITKYYEIGEPSSPSVQNIIRRMLEKQKEEFKDEDEFINKLWDLRKSPEASEKLGLYPIKKEVLDFMESAYEIFMSTVPDSSTNQGGKS; from the coding sequence TTGAAAAATCAACTGACTTATATATTGGAGGAGCAAGCAAGATTAAAGGAAATAGAGCTATCTCTGCGCGAGTTATTAAATGGCCTTGCAGTAGAGGGGGGCGATGAAGAACTGGCAATTCAAAAGCTTATTCAGTTGTCCAATCAGGATAAAAAGAGGCTGGAGTTATTCAGGGACAGCATATTCAATGACATGGAGCTTGAATTGCCGAATATGAATGATGAACATCCCGAAGCGCTGGAATGGATTGCGCTGACTGGCCAAATTACCAAATATTACGAAATCGGGGAGCCTTCATCACCAAGTGTGCAAAATATTATAAGGCGCATGCTGGAAAAGCAAAAGGAAGAATTCAAAGATGAGGACGAGTTTATTAATAAATTATGGGATTTGAGGAAATCGCCCGAAGCGTCCGAGAAACTGGGCCTTTATCCTATCAAAAAGGAAGTTCTTGATTTTATGGAAAGTGCATATGAGATTTTTATGTCTACCGTTCCAGACAGTTCTACCAATCAAGGAGGGAAATCGTGA
- a CDS encoding DUF4097 family beta strand repeat-containing protein, which produces MKKFYGCLWLICIVLISACGHNEIEDLQMISLDGIDTIHIDHGSTTVHVSTADAAKLETSLLMFDNGPGVLFDKGRRNLKIRLKSDVRRMLNIGQMPELFIRVPIGYEGKIIVDGSSGQVNINDLHAEELDIRGKSGNISLDYTEITNEIKVSAKSGNVLLKLENPDSNVNWLLQTGSGRRSVAIPLENRQQTNRKTEGRTGDGSFNVQIKTTSGNITVK; this is translated from the coding sequence ATGAAGAAGTTTTACGGCTGCCTGTGGTTGATCTGCATAGTGCTTATTAGCGCGTGCGGTCACAATGAAATCGAAGATTTGCAAATGATATCGCTGGACGGCATAGATACGATCCATATTGATCATGGGAGCACAACGGTGCATGTAAGTACAGCTGATGCCGCTAAGCTTGAAACCTCCTTGCTGATGTTCGACAATGGACCGGGTGTCCTATTCGACAAAGGAAGGCGCAATCTTAAAATCCGCTTGAAGAGCGATGTACGTCGCATGTTGAATATCGGGCAAATGCCTGAGCTTTTCATTCGCGTACCAATTGGTTATGAGGGAAAAATAATTGTTGACGGATCTTCTGGACAGGTCAATATTAATGATTTGCATGCAGAGGAGCTTGACATCAGAGGAAAAAGCGGGAATATTTCGCTGGATTATACAGAAATAACGAATGAAATCAAAGTTTCTGCCAAAAGCGGAAATGTGCTTTTAAAACTGGAGAACCCAGATTCCAACGTTAACTGGCTTCTTCAGACTGGCAGCGGGAGACGATCCGTTGCTATTCCATTGGAAAATCGTCAGCAAACCAATCGAAAAACAGAGGGCCGGACAGGGGATGGTTCATTTAATGTACAGATTAAGACGACATCCGGGAATATAACGGTTAAATAA
- a CDS encoding PadR family transcriptional regulator, which yields MLGILSGGPRSGYDIRKQFQASLRHFWSESYGQIYPALKELVRQGYTEELAPPG from the coding sequence GTGCTCGGGATATTGAGCGGCGGCCCCCGATCCGGCTACGACATCCGCAAGCAGTTCCAGGCTTCTCTCCGGCATTTCTGGAGCGAGAGCTACGGGCAGATCTACCCGGCGCTGAAGGAACTGGTACGGCAGGGCTACACCGAAGAGCTGGCACCCCCCGGATAA
- a CDS encoding exodeoxyribonuclease III encodes MKLISWNVNGLRACVNKGFIDYFKASDADIFCVQETKLQEGQICLELGEQYRQYWNYAEKKGYSGTAVFTRIEPLSVRYGMEEDSEPEGRMITLEFESFYLVTVYTPNAKRDLSRLEYRLEWEERFRCYLQELDARKPVIVCGDLNVAHQEIDLKNAKSNHGNSGFTPEERDKMTRLLDVGFTDTFRHRYPERTDAYTWWSFMPKVRERNIGWRIDYFLVSARLNEYIEDAKIDAAITGSDHCPVILEMEDILAEAPKRS; translated from the coding sequence ATGAAGCTGATTTCGTGGAACGTCAACGGCCTGCGGGCCTGTGTCAATAAAGGATTTATCGACTACTTCAAGGCAAGCGATGCCGATATTTTTTGCGTGCAGGAGACGAAGCTGCAGGAGGGACAGATCTGCCTGGAGCTGGGCGAGCAGTACCGGCAATACTGGAATTATGCGGAGAAAAAAGGGTACTCCGGCACTGCCGTCTTTACGAGAATCGAGCCTCTTTCGGTACGCTATGGCATGGAGGAGGACAGCGAACCGGAGGGGCGAATGATTACGCTGGAATTCGAGTCTTTTTACCTCGTTACCGTATATACGCCCAATGCGAAGCGGGATCTGTCCCGTCTGGAATACCGGTTGGAGTGGGAGGAACGCTTCCGCTGCTATTTGCAGGAGCTGGATGCCCGCAAGCCGGTTATCGTGTGCGGTGATTTGAACGTGGCTCATCAAGAGATCGATCTGAAAAATGCGAAGTCGAACCACGGCAACTCCGGCTTCACTCCGGAAGAGCGGGACAAGATGACCCGGCTGCTGGATGTCGGATTCACCGATACGTTCCGGCATCGCTATCCGGAACGGACGGATGCTTATACCTGGTGGTCGTTCATGCCGAAGGTGCGTGAACGGAATATTGGCTGGCGCATTGATTATTTCCTTGTCTCCGCCCGCTTGAATGAATATATCGAGGACGCGAAGATTGATGCGGCTATTACCGGCAGCGATCACTGCCCCGTCATCCTGGAGATGGAGGATATCCTGGCGGAAGCGCCGAAGCGTTCATAA
- a CDS encoding effector binding domain-containing protein produces MNDYRRIQAAIEYIEERLQEELDIADIAAQAWYSPFHFQRMFRAISGFTVQEYIRKRRLSEAALALRSTGQSILDIALAYQYKSQEGFTRAFENCFGISPGKYRKADLASSRQDKINFIDDPSIRKGNDAMMKPIIADLPAKAIVGYAYRTSLNDDRHYAEIPGFYREFGESQRYARIPSPAAPNMAYGVSCEFEDSGEFTFVVGEEVQPGIDDGQLEPSYVHMQLPAGTYAEFKAYGPAHTVQKIRDYIYGTWLPQSNYDRREGPDVEVTDVMKSSYPDEMRIKIYIPICGRERQK; encoded by the coding sequence ATGAACGACTATCGAAGAATTCAAGCGGCGATCGAGTATATTGAAGAACGTCTCCAAGAAGAGCTGGACATTGCTGATATCGCCGCCCAAGCGTGGTACTCACCGTTTCATTTCCAACGCATGTTCCGGGCCATCTCCGGCTTCACGGTTCAGGAGTATATCCGCAAGCGGAGATTGTCGGAAGCGGCCCTGGCGCTGAGAAGTACCGGCCAGAGCATACTGGACATTGCGCTGGCCTATCAGTACAAGTCTCAGGAGGGATTTACCCGCGCCTTCGAGAACTGCTTCGGCATCTCGCCAGGCAAGTACCGGAAGGCGGATCTGGCCAGTTCGCGCCAGGACAAAATAAATTTCATCGACGATCCGTCAATCCGAAAGGGGAATGATGCTATGATGAAGCCAATCATTGCAGACTTGCCGGCCAAGGCGATTGTAGGATATGCTTACCGGACGAGCTTGAATGATGACCGGCACTATGCGGAGATTCCAGGATTCTACCGGGAGTTCGGAGAATCTCAGCGCTATGCGCGCATTCCCAGCCCGGCGGCGCCCAACATGGCGTATGGCGTGTCCTGTGAGTTCGAGGACAGTGGCGAGTTTACATTCGTCGTCGGTGAGGAGGTCCAGCCCGGCATCGATGACGGCCAATTGGAGCCTAGTTATGTTCATATGCAGCTTCCGGCAGGGACCTATGCGGAGTTCAAGGCATACGGGCCAGCGCATACCGTGCAGAAGATCCGCGATTATATTTACGGCACCTGGCTCCCCCAGTCGAACTATGATCGCAGGGAGGGGCCCGATGTCGAGGTGACGGACGTGATGAAGTCTTCTTACCCGGACGAGATGAGAATCAAAATCTATATACCGATATGCGGCAGGGAGAGGCAGAAGTAA
- a CDS encoding DUF4097 family beta strand repeat-containing protein, producing MRKLTGVLLIIAGIIGVVFMFNPAMADKSGEWLSQAGDSLLNTAAKEVHIEKSIDAAGIKNVTVETGSVDVQLIPGSTDDIVTRLHGRVSNNDADSIDLKVTPTGDTLQLSVQLPDGVNFGVHIFDVKLTVELPEQQWNGLQVAVGSGNVEAERLNSALMEVSTGSGNIRINGIEARTAALQAGSGDITTGDVHAESFTVQTKSGNIRIQDIEAVEMEAIASSGNLRVEKYESNVLNFRTSSGNAKLSDGHAKLNGESDSGNITIEADELRYDADLKASSGNVTVSLSKEPSDLAVDFSGGSGSGRIRWDGMRYEEQDKNNHTVSGAFGDGGTMLKVRTRSGEFTLGE from the coding sequence ATGAGAAAACTTACCGGGGTATTGTTAATCATTGCCGGAATCATCGGAGTCGTGTTCATGTTCAATCCGGCTATGGCGGATAAGTCTGGCGAATGGCTCTCCCAAGCGGGAGACAGTCTGCTCAACACGGCGGCCAAGGAGGTACATATCGAGAAGTCGATTGATGCGGCCGGGATTAAAAATGTAACCGTCGAAACGGGAAGCGTGGATGTACAGCTGATTCCGGGCAGCACGGACGATATTGTCACCCGCTTGCATGGCCGGGTCAGCAACAATGATGCGGATAGCATTGACCTGAAGGTGACCCCGACAGGTGATACGCTTCAATTGAGCGTTCAACTGCCTGACGGCGTGAATTTCGGCGTTCACATTTTCGATGTCAAGCTGACGGTCGAACTGCCGGAACAGCAGTGGAATGGGCTTCAAGTCGCGGTAGGGAGCGGCAATGTGGAAGCGGAACGTCTCAATAGTGCTTTAATGGAAGTCAGTACGGGAAGCGGCAATATCCGCATCAACGGGATCGAGGCACGGACTGCCGCACTGCAGGCCGGATCGGGAGATATTACGACGGGGGACGTCCACGCTGAATCCTTCACGGTTCAGACGAAGAGCGGCAATATCCGCATCCAAGATATCGAAGCGGTTGAGATGGAAGCCATCGCTTCCTCCGGCAACCTTCGAGTGGAGAAGTATGAGTCCAACGTGTTGAACTTCCGTACGAGCAGCGGAAATGCGAAATTATCGGACGGACATGCAAAGCTGAACGGCGAATCGGACTCGGGCAACATTACGATTGAAGCGGATGAGCTGCGGTACGATGCGGATCTGAAGGCGTCCAGCGGCAATGTAACAGTCAGCCTGAGCAAGGAGCCGTCAGACTTGGCGGTGGACTTCAGCGGAGGCTCGGGCAGCGGCCGCATCCGTTGGGACGGCATGCGCTACGAGGAGCAGGACAAGAATAACCATACGGTAAGCGGGGCATTCGGTGATGGCGGAACGATGCTGAAGGTACGCACCCGTTCCGGAGAATTCACATTGGGCGAATAA
- a CDS encoding serine protease, translating into MKRTPAVAAWTTLMLLLLASPAAAEAGSANEAAQWQPFGQVVSDIVQPANAADKSSSREAADTEKELEQIKTQMQELRQQMKSLHEKKIQLLAKKHGIATEGKTSKQIRQELREKLGKEGRLFHEKHRNMERHGE; encoded by the coding sequence ATGAAGCGGACTCCAGCCGTAGCAGCATGGACGACCCTCATGCTTCTGCTGCTTGCCTCTCCGGCCGCGGCAGAAGCGGGAAGCGCCAACGAAGCGGCCCAATGGCAGCCTTTCGGACAGGTCGTGTCGGATATTGTACAGCCGGCGAACGCGGCGGACAAGAGCAGTTCCCGGGAAGCGGCCGATACGGAAAAGGAATTGGAGCAGATTAAGACGCAGATGCAAGAATTGCGCCAGCAGATGAAATCGCTGCACGAGAAAAAAATTCAGCTGCTTGCGAAGAAGCATGGCATTGCGACGGAAGGCAAGACCAGCAAGCAGATTCGACAAGAGTTGAGGGAAAAGTTGGGCAAGGAAGGCAGACTGTTCCACGAGAAACATCGCAATATGGAACGTCATGGCGAATGA
- a CDS encoding C40 family peptidase: protein MKKKLVSAALGLSLLFSFSAGSAFAATKMDSTIDDLMGISYMYGGSTTSGFDCSGFTKYVFDKFSIDLPRSSTSQFEVGEKVSKSDLRPGDLVFFDTSGGNGVSHVGIYVGDGKFAHASTNKGTRIDELSMDYYEKRYVGARRVMSEKEYTTYATEE from the coding sequence TTGAAGAAGAAGCTGGTATCTGCTGCATTGGGGCTTAGCCTCTTATTCTCTTTCAGCGCAGGAAGCGCATTTGCAGCTACGAAGATGGATTCTACGATTGACGATTTGATGGGTATTTCTTACATGTATGGCGGTTCGACAACCAGTGGCTTCGACTGTTCTGGCTTCACGAAGTACGTATTCGACAAATTCAGCATCGATCTGCCGCGTTCGTCTACTTCCCAGTTCGAAGTTGGCGAGAAGGTGAGCAAGAGCGATCTTCGTCCTGGCGATCTGGTCTTTTTTGACACCAGCGGCGGCAATGGCGTGTCGCATGTCGGCATCTACGTCGGAGACGGCAAGTTCGCTCATGCCTCGACGAACAAAGGCACGCGCATTGATGAGTTGAGCATGGATTATTATGAGAAGCGTTATGTTGGTGCCCGTCGCGTCATGAGCGAGAAGGAATACACCACCTACGCTACAGAAGAATAG